The sequence ATATGCCTTTAGAACAGTACAAACAGTGTGGCAAATGGCTTCGGTGTGGATATACAGTAACTTTTGCAGTGACCGTCAATACCACCGTTTCCGTCAAGTGAGTCTAATGGCTTGAGCATACACGAGAGAAGAGTAATTTGGATGGAAGTTGTTGACAGACCTGGAAACAGCAAATTGAGGTGGAGAAAATCTGTGGTGGATTTTATGAAACAGTTTTGGGCTCTGTAACAGCCTTACCCAGAGGTGTATAGCTTGGTGCTTTGTGGCTGCAGTTTTCAAGTGTTATTGGAAATAACAGTATAGCTAATTACTAGTTCAGCAGCACTAgaatttactgtgtgtttgttgcttttTGGTTGTACTCCTTTGATTTCAGGTAAATGTTGGATGGTGATATTCATTTAGAAGCACGAGAAGCCAGGGTGCTTCCCTCTGCTGATTCAGTCTGTGACACAGACAATCTTAGCGTTGGTTAAATCCAATTAGCCCGCCTTGGTCTCTGACCTGGCTGGCTCTCACTGACATTTAAGAGTGCTGATAGCAGTTTAACATAGTAGCATGCATGTCTTACCTGCCAGTTATTTAACTTTGTCCTTGATTCAGTGattcagaaacatgttttgttcCTGTGATTTAAGCTTAGTGTGCAGTTCATTTGTGGGTTTCCTTTGTCAAACACTTGTTGGTCTTttgtaaatatctttaaaaCTGAGCCACACTAAAATTCACTGTAATTCATAGCCTGTATTCCCAGCTGGATCAAGTCTTCATGAGTGTTGCATCAGTGGAAATGTTGCCGATGAGTAGATGTGATCATTTGGCAAATGCAGCTAGTGAGTGTTTGTAAAAACAAGTGTCAGTGACATGATTAGTGTCAGGATTAGTGTAAACCTCGCTCTTGGAGTAggccactcacacacatactgtgcacGCAACTACATGTACCTGCCTCTTCACTTTTTCATTCTCATCTACAAAACACACTTGAGATGCTTTTCAGTTGAATCCAAGAGTCTAAACTTTTAGGTTTATTTGTGTATGCTCAAGGCTTTGCTGCAGACCCATGATGTGGTAGCTCATGAGGTCTACAGCGATGAGGCACTGAGGGTAACCCCCCCACCCACTTCACCTTACCTGAATGGAGACTCCCCAGACAGCACCAACGGAGAAATGGACTTAGAAAACGTCACCAGGGTCCGCTTGGTCCAGTTTCAGAAGAACACTGATGAGCCCATGGTGCGTAAACTGAAAGAACTGACATCTATACTTTGTTTCTTGTCATGTGACCAGCGGGACACATGTTACTCTATTTAAACATTACTTTACCCTACAACTCTACATTTAAGCCAAGTGGTTTTATTATGAAACCACAGAGCCACAACCATAAAAATGCATTAGACTGCAGTTGAACTACGTCAGGCTATGGCTCCAGCCTGCCTAAGATATTGTCAAGCTTTATTATTAGGATCTCTTATAAGTTTTCTCTGTgatcttttctctgtctcctccagGGCATTACTCTGAAAATGAACGACCTCAACCACTGTATTGTGGCGCGCATCATGCATGGTGGAATGATTCATCGACAAGGTCTGCACCGTCTAATAACACTATGCACAAACTCACACAACTCCTGCAAGTAATTGCAATTGAAGTAACAGTGAAATGTAACTCTTCTTTTCATTAGTTGTGTGTGCCCTTTCAGTAAGCCCTTTGGTTTTTTCTGTCGTCTGCTTTGTGAATAGCTGATGTTTTAACACCCAGAGCCTCATCTGTGGCCTTtattaatttcttatttttctgcttcaggGACTCTACATGTAGGAGATGAGATCAGAGAGATCAATGGCATCAGTGTTGCCAATCAGACAGTAGAACAGCTCCAAAAGATGCTGGTAAGTCACACACATGAAACTTTTTTTCCTGCATAATCAGACCAGTCAGACAGCCTCCTTGTTCCTTGTTTAACTGCATTATAATATATCACATCTTGATATACTTGTTCATGGAACCAAGCAGAAGCATACATGTAGCAGGCATAGCACTGGGCCAGTTGAGCTCTatcactttctttgttttctcttttggttGCATTATTGTATTGTAAGATGTTGTTACCATTCCAAACTTGTGCCATTTTCCCGTtccacacagagagaaatgaggGGTAGTATCACCTTTAAGATTGTACCCAGTTATCGGTCCCAGTCCATGTCTTGTGAGGTAGGGcatcacacactcatacacttGCTTAAATACTTTTGACAGATTttatagaagaaaaaaagtgttgtgttttttctactGCAGAAGGAGTCACCAGATTTGTCCCAGCAGTCGCCTGCAAATGATCATGCTAGTGTGACCAGCTCCATCCTGGTATATTtcctcattttaatttttattcccacaaacacacattggtctttctatagttgtgaggatacacattgacataatgcatccCTTTGCCCTTACCCTAACTCCTGACCCTAAACCACATCTTTGACTTAATAAAAGCATATAGTGCCATCATAAAACCATTTTACCCCATTTTGCCTCATTTGTGTGCACTAAAGTGAAGCAAAAAAATCAATGAGAGTTTCATATCATCCCTAGGACCTGCCATCAACGATTCAGCCCAAAGGCCGTCAGGTGAGGTTTCTTTGTCCTTTACACTAGAACCATATACAgtcaaacattattttccagcaacAACAATGGAGGTAAAAATGTTATGAACACTGATTTGTCTCAGTCACCTGttcatgcatttttcatttgttgattTCAGCCTgatataaatgacataaatgtttGCTCTTCATCTGGGCAGCTTAGTGAGTTATATTTCTCCCAAAGTATTTTACTATGATTGCAATGTTTTTCTGACAatgtcaacacatttttttgtctcatgCCCTTAGATTTATGTACGTGCTCAGTTTGAGTATGATCCAGCAAAAGATGACCTTATTCCATGTAAAGAGGCGGGCATTCGCTTCCGGGTGGGTGACATCATTCAGATCATCTCTAAGGACGACCACAACTGGTGGCAGGGAAAGCTGGAGAATACCAAGAATGGCACAGCAGGCCTCATCCCCTCACCTGAACTGCAGGAGTGGTAGGTAGAAGAACATAACCTGTAGCACTGGCCAAGAGTACATTGTAAAGACACACACGTCTTCCAGGACTTAAACCTGGTTCTTCAGTCACATGAGATAAACATGTCACCAGTCTGGCACAGGAAGAGAAGTAGCTTCATTACGAGGCTCAGCCAACTAGACCATCTCAGTGCAATGCTATGCAGGGTGTATTTGTGTCACAGCCAAAGCTACAGCCATAACACTTGTCCATGTATCTGTGTATGGACAGCATACTGCATCTTCAGGTCTTAAATATCTATAATAATATGAAGCCACATAAGTcacacatttaatttaacagtACATATATTCTGTTCAGGCGTGTGGCATGTATAGCCATGGAGAAGACCAAACAGGAACAGCAGGCCAGTTGTACCTGGTTtggcaagaagaagaagcaatACAAAGACAAGTACCTGGCCAAGCACAATGCAGGTAAGCTAGCCCACTACCAGCACTGATTCAGAGCAAACATCTGTCTGGTCATGTAGTAAACCCTAACAGAATGTGAGACATCCACTTTGGAGTTGCACCAATACAACAAGTTGTACTTTTGGCAGGAACATTCCTCTGAGAGGATTTTTGTAGTGttgaaaaatgtgatgttttaagTGGCAGGTGGCATAAATAAGAAGACTGTCGCACCTGTCACATTAGGTTTGTGTAAatacctgttgtgttttccctcGCTTTCTAGTGACTAACTGTGTTAGTGCAATTAACAGCCTctgatgtttatatttttgttcaaGTTGTCTTCTTTTCTGGTGTCGTTTTATTAACCCTTCCGCTCCAACCCTCTGTCCATATTTCATGCTGTCTCTTACCCAATGACATGGCTGCATGTAAGTAACTCCAGACAGCTGGCATCcagcttctgtgttttctttctcctcttccccaTGTCTCCATGACTTTTAAACAATGTCTGATTTGTTATGGTTGTTGTGAGCAATGTAATTCAAATAGATGTGCTGATAGTCAGCTTAGAATTGTTTGGCTTCTTTCTGACTAAGGTTAATGCAGCTAAGTAAGTTTTAATGTATTCTCAAGCACGTGACCTCCAGCAGGTCGGCTTGGTGGCGTACATGATGGCAGAATTTAAATAACTCAGTTGTAAACCTTCTGGGGATCTGATTTAACCCACAGGGACAAACTGGAATAAGAGTTATACTTGTGTTCACACCATTAGGGTTGGCCTGGCAACTGGGTTTTTGAAAACCAAATGGCCACAGGAAATGACCATCACATCATTGCCACATGACAGATTTTTGTGAAAAGCCTACTGTAGACTGTCGTAATTGAAGTATCCCCTGACCTTAATGTGATCCCCCTGTAAGCCCTCCACAGCTAACCTAATGTTTCTCCTCCCCACTGCAGTGTTTGACCAACTAGACCTGGTGACTTATGAGGAGGTGGTTAAATTACCATCATTCAAGAGGAAAACACTGGTTTTGCTTGGTGAGTAAAATCCAGCAAAAGTGGTGGTGACTTGTTAGTGAAGGCCAGGGGAGTGATTATAGTCTGCAGGTTTCCATCGCATCCCTACACCAGAATCCACTGTGCTAATGAAAACAATCAGGCTACTGTCTCTCCTGATACACAAACAGCTCTTACCACATCACAACTAAACAAACCCCTATTGCTTCAAGACTGTTAAAATACTTTTCAGTACTGAGACATTATTGAACATTAGAAGACCTTAGACcagcttctgtttctgtttttactgttgttgtAATTGTCTCTGCTGTCTCCTGTCACTCAGGTGCACATGGAGTTGGTAGGAGGCACATCAAGAACACGCTCATTACCAAACATCCTGACCGCTTTGCCTACCCTATCCCTCGTAAGAagacacacgaacacacacaccatagaAATCAAATGCTATTGTGATGCTTAGACTTACATTATTGTCAGATGTGTGCTGGAGAGCAAAGGGAATCTATAGGAAACACAGGAATTGGGATTTTCCCAACTATCTGTCTGTTTCTCCCTTCAGACACAACTCGGCCTCCTAAGAAGGATGAGGAGAACGGAAAGAACTACTATTTTGTGTCTCATGACCAGATGATGCAGGACATCAGCAACAATGACTACCTGGAGTATGGCAGCCATGAAGACGCCATGTATGGAACCAGACTGGAGACTATCCGACAGATCCACGCCCAGGGCATGATCTCCATCCTGGATGTTGAGCCACAGGTAAGTTTCAGGACCTATTCAAACATGCTCTTGCTGAAACACTGAATTGACTTTTTTCTGCAGGTGTACCATTTCAAAAATTTGCTTACAGATTTGGGgacagttttctttctctgtctcttatCAGGCTCTAAAGATCCTCAGGACAGCTGAGTTTGCTCCCTATGTCGTCTTCATCGCAGCCCCCACTATAACCCCTGGCATGACTGAGGTATAGTCACAAGTACTTTCTTGTCTCTTCTCATACTAATTGTTCATGTTTGCTTTATCTGCATGTACTCACTAACTCTCATACAGTCCAAACTTAAGGCACAGTCACACTGGCAAGTTTATGACCTAAATATctttcacagtgaaaacattttccaaTCTTGCACTGCAGACAAGAATGCCATCCATTCAGCTGTCTGTGAATAGACAAACTTCAGGTGTACTCAATTACTCTATGTTGACAAGGCTCTGTTTCCCGTTTTTCTTGCCAACCTCAAAACATCAACTAATCTTGGCACATAATGCCAACAGTGGCATAGACAACCACACTTCATTGACGGAAGGAGCAGCTGTAAACAAATCTGAAAGCAGACCAGCAGGGTTGGGGCAGCACTTAAATTCAAACGAGCAAAATCCAGTGTGGAAACAGCCTTAATTTGTCCCTGTCATCCCTTTTGCTTTaagcatgtttgtattttctttggcatgtctgttttcatttgcactCAAGGTTCCAAAGTGGTGCAGGAAACTGCCTGTAAGTACTGATGAAGTGGTGTGAGTGTTTGAAGCTTAGAGAAATGCATGTCTGCCCTGTGTCTTTGTAGCTCTAACTGTTTAGTCTAGTTTTATCCACGCgttccttttcatttcctgtaACTACTCTAATGATCCCTCTTAATGTTCTTTCTCAGTAGTGCATCTTCATGCAATGTTGTATTAACTCTACCTCTGTCTGTCACTTTTCCTCTCCTTCATTTATCCTGGATTGCTTGTGGGGAAAAATGTCATTggaatttgttttggtcaaTAGGAAACTTCTTTGAATTTTCCATGTGtagatttaaataaaacaaatgtgtacaGAGTTTAAACACGAGCTAcagactgtactgtatgttgtttaTGCATTTAGCTACTTTCCTAAAAAATCATTTTAGGTCAGTTTATAGACACTATTACTGATCATTACTCAGCAATTATCCAAATGAGGACATTTCAGATGTCCTGGCAGTAACATACTACAGTCAGCGGAATCAGGGAAACAGTCTTGACCTGAGCACAAACATTTGGAGCTTAAAAACATATTGACATGACTTCCCTCTCTCTTACCTCGACACACCCGTCAGGATGACTCTCTTCAGCGGCTTGTGAAGGAATCAGAGATGCTGCAGAGGACCTACGCTCACTACTTTGACCAGACCATCATCAACAATGAAATTGATGACACTATCCGCCTGCTGGAGGAGGCTGTAGACCTGGTGTCCACCACTCCTCAGTGGGTTCCCGTCTCCTGGGTCTACTGACACACAATCAGCAACAATTATCTCATTGCCCTGAACGGGCCTTATCTGATCCAACATGGATGCTAAACTTTGGTCCAATCCACTTGAATCACGTCTCATCGGAATCACACATTTCTGTAGATAAACTGCAGTTGAAAAAGAGGGAAACAAGGAAACTAGTGACTTTGACACCTCACTAACAGACTTTGTCCTGTCCCAAGCTCATTTTCTCTGGAGCCTCAAAGGCATATTGttgtgtacatatatacatatggtACATAAATGattcaaaaaaacaaagtgaatatGGTTCTGTCCTCATATAGTTGaagggtggggagtgggggggcAATGTGGTAGATATTTTGTACTTTTCTTTTGTAACTGATGGATGGGTGGTAATATTGGGAAGGCAATAGTGAGCATGACCATAAAGCAATCTCCTGtgggtgcctgtgtgtgtgatgaccCTTTTTAAAGGCACTTCTTGTGGTTCCCTGTGTCCTCCTCCCCGACATCCCCCTCATTTCCTCGGTCCCCTGTGACAAACAAGTCAAATGCTGAAGCACATTAGAAGCTGCTAGAGTGGCGACGAGTATCTCCCTCAGCTCCAACTGCAAGTGTGAGTGAAACGAAAAGCACAGGAAActctttccttttatttatttcactggcCCTCTGTGCCTGTCAGGTTGTTGAAGGAGCACACTGCATCCCTCTATTCTGTCCCCCTGTGTTGCTGTAGCCTGTTGTCCCCTCCTTACCCACCAAGCCTCTGGTAGTCTTTGTTTACATCTCAGTTTGCACAAAATGGACAATGAAGAAGACGTATGTACTATGTCATCTGACCTCTGAGTTTTCATTATGTCTTGCCcactctgtctgactgtctttGGCCCCCTGCCTGATCAGCTGTGAGAAGGTGCTCACATCCACCAATGAACACAGCTCCTGAACTGGAGGACAAGGAAaatggaaaggagagaaaactgCCTTATCAGAACCTCGGGGAAGAAGTCGCTACCACCTATGCACACCCCTGGTTTCTGCCAGGCAGACCGCCACGACAACCATGTTCTTCTTTTCTCACACTCAGAAAGCCACGCTTGTTAAGATAAAAGTGTTCATAGAAATGTGTGCGTGGAAGGGGAGGGCCTCGTGTAGGTGGGATAAATCTAATCCTAGAGCCACCATTTTGGAACTCTTTACTgttgtctttaaaaatataaagagtATTCTTGTTTTGAATgagagaaaataacaaaattacgtgtgtaaatgtttcaatGGTGCGTACGTCATAAGAGTGAATTACCAAGAGCCAGTGTATATTAACCCTTAAAAGAAGCTCAGTATGTGACATAACCTCTCCATGCTTTACCGGAACTGGCACAACGCTCCCTGACCAACAGCAACTCAGTAAGTGAGACACATCAGTCGAAGGGTccaaaaaatcaaaacaaaaccagctgtgtgtgtgtggtgactgCTGTGCCACTTCAGGTGAAGTATTTCTGTTTCAAGTCCTGTGTA is a genomic window of Mastacembelus armatus chromosome 2, fMasArm1.2, whole genome shotgun sequence containing:
- the LOC113127212 gene encoding peripheral plasma membrane protein CASK-like isoform X1; the protein is MADDDVLFEDVYELCEVIGKGPFSVVRRCINRDTGQQFAVKIVDVASFTSSPGLSTEDLKREASICHMLKHPHIVELLETYSSDGMLYMVFEFMDGADLCFEIVKRADAGFVYSEAVASHYMRQILEALRYCHDNNVIHRDVKPHCVLLASKENSAPVKLGGFGVAIQLGESGLVAGGRVGTPHFMAPEVVKREPYGKPVDVWGCGVILFILLSGCLPFYGTKERLFEAIIKGKYKMNPRQWAHISESAKDLVRRMLMLDPAERITVYEALNHPWLKERDRYAYKIHLPETVEQLRKFNARRKLKGAVLAAVSSHKFNSYYGDPPEELHDFTDDPTSSGAVSQVLDSLEEIHALTDCSEKDMDFLHSVFQDQHLHTLLDLYDKINTRSSPQIRNPPSDGVQRAKEVLETISCYPENMEAKELRRILTQPHFMALLQTHDVVAHEVYSDEALRVTPPPTSPYLNGDSPDSTNGEMDLENVTRVRLVQFQKNTDEPMGITLKMNDLNHCIVARIMHGGMIHRQGTLHVGDEIREINGISVANQTVEQLQKMLREMRGSITFKIVPSYRSQSMSCEKESPDLSQQSPANDHASVTSSILDLPSTIQPKGRQIYVRAQFEYDPAKDDLIPCKEAGIRFRVGDIIQIISKDDHNWWQGKLENTKNGTAGLIPSPELQEWRVACIAMEKTKQEQQASCTWFGKKKKQYKDKYLAKHNAVFDQLDLVTYEEVVKLPSFKRKTLVLLGAHGVGRRHIKNTLITKHPDRFAYPIPHTTRPPKKDEENGKNYYFVSHDQMMQDISNNDYLEYGSHEDAMYGTRLETIRQIHAQGMISILDVEPQFSFSVSYQALKILRTAEFAPYVVFIAAPTITPGMTEDDSLQRLVKESEMLQRTYAHYFDQTIINNEIDDTIRLLEEAVDLVSTTPQWVPVSWVY
- the LOC113127212 gene encoding peripheral plasma membrane protein CASK-like isoform X2 gives rise to the protein MADDDVLFEDVYELCEVIGKGPFSVVRRCINRDTGQQFAVKIVDVASFTSSPGLSTEDLKREASICHMLKHPHIVELLETYSSDGMLYMVFEFMDGADLCFEIVKRADAGFVYSEAVASHYMRQILEALRYCHDNNVIHRDVKPHCVLLASKENSAPVKLGGFGVAIQLGESGLVAGGRVGTPHFMAPEVVKREPYGKPVDVWGCGVILFILLSGCLPFYGTKERLFEAIIKGKYKMNPRQWAHISESAKDLVRRMLMLDPAERITVYEALNHPWLKERDRYAYKIHLPETVEQLRKFNARRKLKGAVLAAVSSHKFNSYYGDPPEELHDFTDDPTSSGAVSQVLDSLEEIHALTDCSEKDMDFLHSVFQDQHLHTLLDLYDKINTRSSPQIRNPPSDGVQRAKEVLETISCYPENMEAKELRRILTQPHFMALLQTHDVVAHEVYSDEALRVTPPPTSPYLNGDSPDSTNGEMDLENVTRVRLVQFQKNTDEPMGITLKMNDLNHCIVARIMHGGMIHRQGTLHVGDEIREINGISVANQTVEQLQKMLREMRGSITFKIVPSYRSQSMSCEKESPDLSQQSPANDHASVTSSILDLPSTIQPKGRQIYVRAQFEYDPAKDDLIPCKEAGIRFRVGDIIQIISKDDHNWWQGKLENTKNGTAGLIPSPELQEWRVACIAMEKTKQEQQASCTWFGKKKKQYKDKYLAKHNAVFDQLDLVTYEEVVKLPSFKRKTLVLLGAHGVGRRHIKNTLITKHPDRFAYPIPHTTRPPKKDEENGKNYYFVSHDQMMQDISNNDYLEYGSHEDAMYGTRLETIRQIHAQGMISILDVEPQALKILRTAEFAPYVVFIAAPTITPGMTEDDSLQRLVKESEMLQRTYAHYFDQTIINNEIDDTIRLLEEAVDLVSTTPQWVPVSWVY
- the LOC113127212 gene encoding peripheral plasma membrane protein CASK-like isoform X3, whose amino-acid sequence is MADDDVLFEDVYELCEVIGKGPFSVVRRCINRDTGQQFAVKIVDVASFTSSPGLSTEDLKREASICHMLKHPHIVELLETYSSDGMLYMVFEFMDGADLCFEIVKRADAGFVYSEAVASHYMRQILEALRYCHDNNVIHRDVKPHCVLLASKENSAPVKLGGFGVAIQLGESGLVAGGRVGTPHFMAPEVVKREPYGKPVDVWGCGVILFILLSGCLPFYGTKERLFEAIIKGKYKMNPRQWAHISESAKDLVRRMLMLDPAERITVYEALNHPWLKERDRYAYKIHLPETVEQLRKFNARRKLKGAVLAAVSSHKFNSYYGDPPEELHDFTDDPTSSGAVSQVLDSLEEIHALTDCSEKDMDFLHSVFQDQHLHTLLDLYDKINTRSSPQIRNPPSDGVQRAKEVLETISCYPENMEAKELRRILTQPHFMALLQTHDVVAHEVYSDEALRVTPPPTSPYLNGDSPDSTNGEMDLENVTRVRLVQFQKNTDEPMGITLKMNDLNHCIVARIMHGGMIHRQGTLHVGDEIREINGISVANQTVEQLQKMLREMRGSITFKIVPSYRSQSMSCEKESPDLSQQSPANDHASVTSSILDLPSTIQPKGRQIYVRAQFEYDPAKDDLIPCKEAGIRFRVGDIIQIISKDDHNWWQGKLENTKNGTAGLIPSPELQEWRVACIAMEKTKQEQQASCTWFGKKKKQYKDKYLAKHNAVFDQLDLVTYEEVVKLPSFKRKTLVLLGAHGVGRRHIKNTLITKHPDRFAYPIPHTTRPPKKDEENGKNYYFVSHDQMMQDISNNDYLEYGSHEDAMYGTRLETIRQIHAQGMISILDVEPQIWGQFSFSVSYQALKILRTAEFAPYVVFIAAPTITPGMTEDDSLQRLVKESEMLQRTYAHYFDQTIINNEIDDTIRLLEEAVDLVSTTPQWVPVSWVY